A window of Photobacterium sp. GJ3 contains these coding sequences:
- the rsgA gene encoding small ribosomal subunit biogenesis GTPase RsgA → MAKKKKLTKGQSRRVRSNQNKRLNRGAEEVQWDEALLENAREGLVITRFGQHADIEDPQTGDIHRCNLRRSIQSLVSGDRVVWRPGVETLQGIAGVVEAVHERTSVLTRPDYYDGVKPVAANVDRIIIVSSVLPELSLNIIDRYLVASETVDIEPLIVLNKVDLLDDASRTQVEETLALYRAIGYEVRYVSTVTGEGLDALKADLKGHISIFAGQSGVGKSSLVNALMPEVEAEIGAVSENSGLGQHTTTAARLYHFAEGGDLIDSPGVREFGLWHLEPEQVTKAFVEFRDYLGGCKFRDCKHKDDPGCLLREALAEGKISQTRFDSYHKIIDSMSENVANRQFSRNKQN, encoded by the coding sequence GTGGCAAAAAAGAAAAAGCTGACTAAAGGTCAGAGCCGGCGTGTCCGCTCTAATCAAAATAAGCGCCTCAACCGTGGCGCAGAAGAAGTCCAGTGGGATGAAGCCCTGCTGGAGAATGCCCGTGAAGGTCTTGTGATTACGCGTTTCGGCCAGCACGCCGATATTGAAGATCCACAAACCGGGGACATTCACCGCTGTAACCTGCGTCGCAGCATTCAGAGCCTGGTCTCTGGGGATCGGGTTGTCTGGCGGCCGGGCGTCGAAACACTCCAGGGCATTGCAGGTGTCGTCGAGGCGGTGCATGAACGCACGTCCGTTTTGACACGGCCAGACTATTACGACGGTGTGAAGCCGGTGGCGGCAAACGTGGATCGAATTATCATCGTTTCTTCTGTGTTGCCGGAACTGTCACTCAACATTATTGACCGCTACCTGGTGGCTTCAGAGACAGTAGATATCGAGCCCCTGATCGTCCTCAATAAAGTCGATCTGCTGGATGACGCAAGCCGCACCCAGGTTGAGGAAACACTCGCACTTTACCGTGCCATTGGATACGAAGTACGTTACGTCAGTACTGTGACCGGAGAAGGCCTGGATGCCCTGAAAGCCGATTTAAAAGGTCATATCAGTATCTTCGCCGGACAATCCGGTGTCGGTAAATCCAGTCTGGTGAATGCATTGATGCCAGAAGTTGAGGCAGAGATCGGTGCTGTGTCGGAGAACTCCGGACTGGGTCAGCACACCACCACAGCGGCAAGGCTCTATCATTTTGCCGAAGGCGGCGATTTGATCGATTCCCCGGGTGTGCGCGAATTTGGTCTCTGGCATCTGGAGCCGGAACAAGTGACCAAAGCATTTGTCGAATTCCGTGATTATCTCGGTGGCTGTAAATTCCGTGACTGTAAACACAAAGACGATCCCGGCTGCCTGCTGCGTGAAGCGCTGGCTGAAGGCAAGATCAGTCAGACACGCTTTGACAGCTACCATAAAATCATCGACAGCATGTCGGAAAACGTCGCAAACCGTCAGTTTTCCCGGAACAAGCAAAATTAA
- a CDS encoding DASS family sodium-coupled anion symporter, with protein sequence MRELSFVQLLKLLIAFGLPFALLQIPTEAIPLDGLTLIQHRLLAIFVMAALLWVLEPVPVYATSLLIIVLELVLLSDQSLRIFRHPADTPDFGALLPYTDIFHAFASPIIMLFLGGFALAIAAAKYRLDTNLARVLLKPFGHEPRYIMLGLMLITAVFSMFMSNTATTVMMLALLTPILASVPKEDTGVKALVLAVPVAANTGGIATPIGTPPNAIALQYLTGEHSISFLGWMAIGLPFVLLQLGLAWWLLQRLFPARLSVLELKLDGQFQQCWQAWVVYLTFGITILLWLTTAIHGMNAYVVALIPLTVFTLTGIIGKEELKLFNWDVLWLVAGGIAIGMALEKTGLARQLAHAIDYTLMPALLVLVLLSLLCWLMANFMSNTATANLLMPIGAAIATSVPTLAGTGGLTSMLVILAFSASLGMVLPVSTPPNSLAYSTGLFHSRDMMKIGVLVGLSGLGLLYLAALLFL encoded by the coding sequence ATGCGGGAACTATCTTTCGTACAACTGCTGAAATTGCTGATCGCCTTTGGCCTGCCTTTTGCCCTGCTGCAAATCCCCACCGAAGCCATCCCGCTGGACGGACTGACCCTGATTCAGCACCGGTTACTGGCAATTTTCGTCATGGCTGCCCTGCTCTGGGTACTCGAACCTGTTCCGGTTTATGCCACGTCTTTACTGATCATCGTACTGGAACTGGTTCTGCTGTCAGATCAAAGCCTCCGCATCTTTCGCCATCCCGCTGACACTCCCGATTTCGGCGCCCTGCTCCCTTATACTGATATCTTTCACGCCTTCGCCTCCCCCATCATCATGCTGTTTCTGGGTGGATTTGCGCTGGCCATCGCCGCAGCAAAGTACAGACTGGATACCAATCTGGCCCGGGTCCTGCTCAAGCCCTTCGGCCATGAACCGCGCTACATCATGCTGGGACTCATGCTGATCACGGCCGTGTTTTCGATGTTCATGTCAAACACTGCTACGACCGTGATGATGCTGGCTTTGCTGACCCCCATCCTGGCTTCGGTGCCGAAAGAAGACACTGGCGTCAAGGCCTTGGTTCTGGCTGTGCCTGTCGCCGCCAACACTGGCGGTATTGCCACCCCTATCGGCACACCGCCAAATGCCATCGCCCTGCAATATCTCACCGGTGAGCACAGCATCAGTTTTCTGGGCTGGATGGCCATCGGCTTACCCTTCGTGCTCCTTCAGCTTGGGCTGGCCTGGTGGTTACTGCAGCGCCTGTTTCCAGCCCGGCTTTCTGTACTTGAGCTCAAACTGGACGGACAGTTCCAGCAATGCTGGCAAGCCTGGGTGGTCTATCTGACTTTCGGGATCACCATTCTGCTGTGGCTGACCACCGCGATTCATGGCATGAATGCCTACGTGGTTGCGCTGATCCCGCTGACTGTGTTTACCCTGACGGGTATCATTGGAAAAGAAGAGCTCAAGTTATTCAACTGGGATGTGCTCTGGCTGGTTGCCGGAGGGATCGCCATCGGCATGGCGCTGGAAAAAACCGGACTGGCCCGGCAACTGGCTCATGCGATCGATTATACGCTGATGCCTGCCCTGCTCGTGCTGGTCCTGCTTTCCTTGCTGTGCTGGCTGATGGCAAATTTTATGTCCAACACTGCAACCGCCAACCTGCTAATGCCCATCGGCGCAGCGATTGCCACCTCAGTTCCGACACTGGCTGGCACCGGCGGCCTGACGTCCATGCTGGTGATTCTGGCATTTTCTGCATCTTTAGGCATGGTTCTGCCCGTCTCAACGCCACCGAACTCTCTGGCTTATTCAACAGGTTTATTCCACAGCCGGGATATGATGAAAATCGGGGTGCTGGTCGGCCTCAGTGGGCTGGGGCTGCTCTATCTGGCAGCATTATTGTTTTTATGA
- a CDS encoding methyl-accepting chemotaxis protein, producing MKFTIKLKIQVAIAAIIATVSAIQAGISISQLREETTSEVNAQMSAIGAATGDYIADWLDARRNLMLANLPLIASTDNVDRELLLTKRAGDFLSVYAGFTDGSIAYGDKTEDWPADYDPRTRPWYQDAIKSSKLILTEPYQDFDGSLVVSFARAFHGEHQGVLAADLTVTHIIDKILSLKIDNAGSAFLIDGNNTLVAYQDASLSRKPLTQLDNDLTPSFIRSLNGSQTVAEFHFDKDNSDKLILVAPIAGTDWSVGIIEDKSMAYAAIGKVLSFTLLASLLMYVVIAMIAGLIINSLLRPLSDLNRSVHALTQGSGDLTQRIAIERMDEVGELAENMNLFLSQLQHMIQGIVSRSNTLSEQAGQSYHQARQASERVNGQQNEINQIATAIHEMSATAAEVASHAELTASAAQSSTGACAQGQSVISQNREAIVSLANQVQDAARVIQALEANAQDINHILATIQGIAEQTNLLALNAAIEAARAGEQGRGFAVVADEVRVLSQRTHDSTEEIRAMIETLQNNTRQAVDSMGASTDLAGQSVDYAQAASDSLTQITQSIGEISDMATQIASAAEEQRAVSEDISRNTQAIRDVSDHLATQTQDVSHSAQSMNQSAEAMRQDVSRFKI from the coding sequence ATGAAATTCACGATAAAGCTAAAAATACAGGTAGCCATTGCTGCCATCATTGCCACCGTCAGCGCGATTCAGGCTGGCATCTCTATTTCCCAGCTTCGCGAGGAAACCACCAGCGAGGTGAATGCACAAATGAGCGCGATCGGCGCAGCAACCGGCGACTATATTGCCGACTGGCTGGACGCCCGACGCAATCTCATGCTGGCAAACCTGCCACTGATTGCCTCGACAGACAATGTCGACCGAGAATTACTGCTGACCAAACGTGCCGGTGATTTTCTGTCGGTCTATGCCGGATTTACGGACGGCAGCATTGCGTATGGCGATAAAACGGAAGACTGGCCGGCTGATTATGATCCCCGTACACGCCCTTGGTATCAGGATGCCATCAAGTCCAGCAAACTCATCCTGACCGAACCTTATCAGGACTTTGACGGTAGCCTGGTGGTCAGTTTTGCCCGCGCATTTCATGGTGAACACCAGGGTGTGCTCGCCGCCGATCTGACGGTGACTCACATTATCGACAAAATCCTCAGTCTGAAGATCGACAATGCCGGCAGCGCCTTTCTGATTGACGGTAATAATACACTGGTGGCTTATCAGGACGCCTCTCTCAGCCGCAAGCCGCTGACACAGCTGGATAATGATCTGACCCCCAGCTTTATCCGCAGCCTGAACGGCAGCCAGACCGTTGCCGAGTTCCATTTTGATAAAGATAACAGTGATAAACTGATTCTGGTGGCACCGATTGCCGGCACAGACTGGTCTGTCGGGATCATTGAAGACAAATCCATGGCCTATGCGGCCATTGGTAAAGTGCTTTCCTTTACGCTGCTGGCCTCACTCTTGATGTATGTCGTCATTGCCATGATCGCCGGTCTGATTATCAACAGTCTGCTCCGCCCGCTCAGTGATCTGAACCGCTCTGTACATGCACTCACGCAGGGCAGCGGCGATCTCACCCAGCGTATCGCCATTGAGCGTATGGATGAAGTTGGTGAACTGGCAGAAAACATGAACCTGTTCCTGAGCCAGCTGCAGCATATGATTCAGGGCATCGTGAGCCGTTCGAATACGTTGAGTGAACAGGCCGGGCAATCTTACCATCAGGCGCGTCAGGCCTCAGAACGGGTCAACGGCCAGCAGAATGAGATCAACCAGATCGCCACGGCCATCCATGAAATGTCGGCCACCGCTGCCGAAGTGGCCAGCCATGCCGAACTGACCGCCTCCGCAGCGCAGTCTTCCACCGGCGCTTGCGCGCAGGGACAAAGTGTCATCAGCCAGAACCGCGAAGCCATTGTGTCGCTGGCCAATCAGGTGCAGGATGCAGCCCGGGTCATTCAGGCACTGGAAGCCAATGCGCAGGACATCAACCATATTCTGGCAACCATCCAGGGCATCGCAGAGCAGACCAATCTGCTGGCCTTGAATGCCGCGATTGAAGCCGCCCGTGCCGGTGAACAAGGCCGCGGTTTTGCAGTGGTGGCCGACGAAGTGCGTGTGCTGAGTCAGCGAACCCACGACTCCACGGAAGAAATCAGGGCCATGATTGAAACCCTGCAGAATAACACCCGCCAGGCCGTTGACAGCATGGGCGCCAGCACGGATCTGGCTGGTCAGAGTGTCGATTATGCGCAGGCAGCCAGTGACAGCCTGACGCAAATCACCCAGTCCATTGGGGAAATTTCAGATATGGCCACGCAAATCGCCAGCGCAGCAGAAGAGCAGCGGGCAGTCAGTGAAGATATCAGCCGCAATACACAGGCCATTCGCGATGTGTCGGATCATCTGGCAACCCAGACTCAGGATGTCAGCCACAGCGCTCAGTCGATGAATCAGTCTGCGGAAGCGATGCGGCAGGACGTCTCTCGCTTCAAAATTTAA
- the asd gene encoding archaetidylserine decarboxylase (Phosphatidylserine decarboxylase is synthesized as a single chain precursor. Generation of the pyruvoyl active site from a Ser is coupled to cleavage of a Gly-Ser bond between the larger (beta) and smaller (alpha chains). It is an integral membrane protein.): protein MSDNLKIGLQYCAPKHALTRLAGKLADLKGGFVTTAVIRWFINRYKVDMSEARNEDPGAYATFNDFFVRELKQDARPLNTEADVFCHPADACVSQLGPIEKGQLIQAKGHTYEAVELLGGDQTLADEFAEGDFATLYLSPRDYHRVHMPCDGTLRQMIYVPGDLFSVNPLTAENVPNLFARNERVVCIFDTEFGPVAQVLVGATIVGSIETVWAGTITPPRGPVVRRWDYPAEGEQAITLKKGEEMGRFKLGSTVINLFPKGMVNFEPVLAPNVPTRMGEAYARLQSPVATEANDA, encoded by the coding sequence GTGAGCGATAACCTGAAAATTGGCCTGCAATATTGCGCGCCGAAACATGCCCTGACCCGTCTGGCAGGCAAGTTAGCTGATTTGAAAGGCGGCTTTGTAACCACCGCGGTCATCCGCTGGTTTATCAACCGCTATAAAGTCGATATGTCTGAGGCCCGAAATGAAGATCCGGGTGCCTACGCGACTTTCAACGACTTTTTCGTGCGCGAGCTGAAGCAAGACGCACGTCCCCTGAATACGGAAGCTGATGTCTTTTGTCATCCGGCTGATGCCTGTGTCAGCCAATTGGGGCCGATTGAAAAAGGCCAGTTAATTCAGGCGAAAGGACACACTTACGAAGCGGTTGAATTGCTGGGTGGCGATCAGACGCTGGCTGATGAGTTCGCCGAAGGAGACTTCGCAACCTTGTATCTGTCGCCACGCGACTACCACCGAGTCCATATGCCTTGTGACGGAACACTGCGTCAGATGATTTATGTTCCGGGCGATCTGTTCTCGGTCAACCCGCTGACCGCAGAGAACGTGCCGAACCTGTTTGCCCGCAATGAGCGCGTGGTCTGTATCTTTGATACTGAGTTCGGTCCGGTGGCTCAGGTGTTGGTCGGCGCGACCATTGTTGGCAGTATCGAAACTGTCTGGGCTGGCACCATTACCCCACCGCGTGGTCCGGTTGTCCGTCGCTGGGATTATCCGGCGGAAGGCGAGCAAGCCATTACCCTGAAAAAAGGGGAAGAGATGGGCCGCTTCAAGCTGGGTTCCACCGTCATCAACCTGTTCCCGAAAGGCATGGTGAATTTCGAGCCAGTTCTGGCGCCGAATGTTCCAACCCGGATGGGTGAAGCCTATGCCCGCTTGCAATCGCCTGTGGCGACGGAAGCAAACGACGCATAA
- the orn gene encoding oligoribonuclease, with translation MTISDQNLIWIDLEMTGLDPETHKIIEIATIVTDAQLNILAEGPVLAIHQPPEELAKMDDWCTNTHTNSGLIARVEQSQINEQEAVRQTIAFLEQWVPKGKSPICGNSIGQDRRFLYRYMPELESYFHYRYLDVSTLKELTRRWKPEILDGLHKKGSHLALDDIRDSIAELRFYREQIFKI, from the coding sequence ATGACAATCAGCGATCAGAACCTGATTTGGATCGATCTGGAAATGACAGGTCTGGATCCCGAGACTCACAAAATCATTGAAATTGCGACCATTGTTACCGACGCTCAGCTGAATATTCTGGCTGAAGGACCGGTGCTGGCCATTCATCAGCCACCGGAAGAACTGGCAAAAATGGATGACTGGTGCACCAATACCCATACGAACAGTGGCCTGATTGCACGGGTAGAACAAAGTCAGATCAATGAACAGGAAGCCGTTCGTCAGACGATCGCGTTTCTGGAACAGTGGGTCCCGAAGGGCAAATCCCCAATCTGTGGTAACAGCATTGGTCAGGATCGTCGTTTCTTATATCGTTATATGCCTGAACTGGAATCTTATTTCCATTACCGCTATCTGGATGTCAGCACCCTGAAAGAGCTGACGCGTCGCTGGAAACCTGAAATTTTGGATGGCCTTCACAAAAAGGGAAGCCATCTGGCACTGGATGATATCCGGGATTCGATTGCTGAACTGCGTTTTTATCGTGAACAAATCTTTAAGATTTGA